The Streptococcus sp. VT 162 genome has a window encoding:
- a CDS encoding isochorismatase, translating into MAKALISIDYTEDFVADHGKLTAGAPAQAISKAIYQATRLAFNRGDYVFFTIDAHEEKDTFHPESKLFPPHNIIGTSGRNLYGPLADFYAEHEADSRVFWMDKRHYSAFSGTDLDIRLRERRVDTVILTGVLTDICVLHTAIDAYNLGYQIEIVKPAVASIWPENHQFALGHFKNTLGAKLLDENLAEIEL; encoded by the coding sequence ATGGCAAAGGCTTTAATCTCGATTGACTATACAGAGGATTTCGTAGCAGACCATGGAAAGCTAACTGCTGGAGCACCTGCTCAAGCAATATCAAAAGCCATTTATCAGGCAACCAGATTAGCTTTTAATCGTGGAGACTATGTCTTTTTCACCATTGATGCTCATGAGGAGAAGGATACATTCCACCCAGAAAGCAAGCTTTTTCCACCACACAACATCATCGGAACTAGTGGGCGTAACCTTTATGGCCCCCTAGCTGACTTTTATGCTGAGCATGAGGCGGATAGTCGTGTCTTTTGGATGGACAAGCGTCACTATTCAGCATTTTCAGGAACGGACTTAGATATCCGTTTGCGGGAACGTCGGGTAGATACGGTCATTTTGACTGGTGTGTTGACTGACATTTGCGTCCTTCATACGGCTATTGATGCCTATAATTTAGGTTATCAAATAGAGATTGTCAAGCCTGCGGTTGCCTCTATTTGGCCAGAAAATCATCAGTTTGCTCTTGGGCATTTTAAGAACACATTGGGAGCCAAATTACTGGATGAAAACCTTGCTGAAATTGAACTATAA
- a CDS encoding UDP-N-acetylmuramyl peptide synthase: MKLKTTLGLLAGRSSHFILNRLGRGSTLPGKLALQFDKDILQNLAKNYEIVVVTGTNGKTLTTALTVGILKEVYGQVLTNPSGANMITGITTTFLTAKSSKTGKNIAVLEIDEASLSRICDYIHPSLFVITNIFRDQMDRYGEIYTTYKMILDAIRKVPTATVLLNGDSPLFYKPAIPNPVQYFGFDLEKGPAKLAHYNTEGILCPDCQGILKYEHNTYANLGAYICENCGCKRPELDYRLTDLVELTNNRSRFVIDGQEYGIQIGGLYNIYNALAAVAIARFLGADSQRIKQGFDKSRAVFGRQETFHIGDKECTLVLIKNPVGATQAIEMIKLAPYPFSLSVLLNANYADGIDTSWIWDADFEQITDMDIPEINAGGVRHSEIARRLRVTGYPADKITETSNLEQVLKTIENQDCKHAYILATYTAMLEFRELLASRQIVRKEMN; encoded by the coding sequence ATGAAATTAAAAACTACTTTGGGCCTTCTTGCTGGGCGTTCTTCTCACTTCATCTTGAACCGTCTTGGTCGTGGAAGTACGCTCCCAGGAAAACTTGCCCTCCAATTTGATAAAGATATTTTACAAAATCTAGCTAAGAACTACGAGATTGTCGTGGTCACTGGAACCAACGGGAAAACCCTGACAACTGCTCTCACTGTCGGCATTTTAAAAGAAGTCTATGGTCAGGTTCTGACCAATCCAAGCGGTGCCAATATGATTACAGGGATTACGACAACTTTCTTGACTGCCAAATCCTCTAAAACTGGGAAAAACATTGCCGTTCTAGAAATTGATGAGGCCAGTCTTTCTCGTATCTGTGACTATATCCATCCTAGCCTTTTTGTCATCACTAATATTTTCCGTGACCAGATGGACCGCTATGGTGAGATTTACACGACTTATAAGATGATTTTGGATGCCATTCGTAAGGTGCCTACAGCCACTGTTCTCCTTAATGGTGACAGTCCACTTTTCTATAAGCCAGCTATTCCGAATCCAGTTCAGTATTTTGGTTTTGACTTGGAAAAAGGACCAGCCAAACTGGCTCACTACAATACCGAAGGGATTCTCTGCCCTGACTGTCAAGGCATCCTCAAATACGAGCACAATACCTATGCAAATTTGGGTGCCTATATCTGTGAAAATTGTGGCTGCAAACGTCCTGAATTAGACTACCGTCTGACAGACTTGGTTGAGTTGACCAACAACCGCTCTCGTTTTGTCATTGACGGACAAGAATACGGAATCCAAATCGGTGGACTTTACAACATCTACAATGCCCTTGCTGCAGTTGCCATCGCCCGTTTCCTCGGTGCAGATTCGCAACGGATCAAACAAGGATTTGATAAGAGCAGAGCCGTATTTGGTCGCCAAGAAACCTTCCATATCGGTGACAAAGAATGTACTCTTGTCTTGATTAAAAATCCTGTTGGCGCTACCCAAGCTATCGAGATGATCAAACTAGCTCCTTATCCATTTAGTTTATCTGTTCTCCTCAATGCCAACTATGCTGATGGGATTGATACTAGCTGGATCTGGGATGCGGACTTTGAACAAATCACTGACATGGACATTCCAGAAATTAACGCTGGAGGTGTTCGTCATTCTGAAATCGCTCGTCGTCTACGAGTGACGGGCTATCCAGCTGATAAAATCACTGAGACGAGCAATCTGGAGCAAGTTCTCAAAACCATTGAGAACCAAGACTGCAAACATGCCTATATCCTAGCTACCTATACTGCTATGCTGGAATTCCGTGAACTGCTGGCTAGTCGTCAGATTGTTAGAAAGGAGATGAACTGA
- a CDS encoding pseudouridine synthase: MTRYKAIISYDGYAFAGFQRQPHARSVQEEIEKTLTRLNKGQAIAVHGAGRTDSGVHALGQVIHFDLPYQMDEEKLRFALDTQSPEDIDVISIEIVADDFHCRYAKHSKTYEFIVDRGRPKNPMRRHYATHFPYPLDVERMQMAIKKLEGTHDFTGFTASGTSVEDKIRTITEASLTVDETGQFLTFTFSGNGFLYKQIRNMVGTLLKIGNNRMPVEQIDLILEKKDRQLAGPTAAPNGLYLKEIRYEE, translated from the coding sequence ATGACAAGATATAAAGCAATCATTTCCTATGATGGTTATGCCTTTGCTGGTTTTCAGCGCCAGCCTCATGCGCGGAGCGTTCAAGAGGAAATTGAGAAAACCTTAACAAGACTCAATAAGGGGCAAGCCATCGCTGTACACGGTGCTGGTAGGACGGATAGTGGGGTCCATGCTCTTGGTCAGGTTATTCATTTTGACCTGCCCTATCAGATGGATGAGGAAAAACTCCGTTTTGCTCTGGATACCCAGTCACCAGAAGATATCGATGTGATTTCAATTGAGATTGTGGCAGATGATTTTCATTGCCGTTATGCCAAGCACAGCAAGACCTATGAGTTTATCGTGGATAGAGGACGTCCCAAAAATCCTATGCGTCGTCACTACGCTACTCACTTTCCCTATCCGCTCGACGTGGAGCGGATGCAGATGGCAATCAAAAAGCTAGAGGGAACCCATGATTTCACCGGTTTTACAGCCTCTGGGACTAGTGTTGAGGACAAGATTCGGACCATCACAGAAGCAAGTCTAACAGTTGATGAGACAGGGCAGTTTTTGACCTTTACCTTTTCGGGAAATGGTTTCTTGTATAAGCAGATTCGCAATATGGTGGGGACACTGCTCAAAATCGGAAATAATCGAATGCCAGTTGAGCAGATTGACTTGATTTTGGAGAAGAAGGACAGGCAGCTAGCAGGTCCAACGGCGGCACCAAATGGCTTGTATTTAAAGGAGATTCGTTATGAAGAATAA
- a CDS encoding dipeptidase, whose translation MSKLQQIVTYLESEKLDVAVVSDPVTINYLTGFYSDPHERQMFLFVLADQEPLLFVPALEVERATNTVSFPVVGYVDSENPWQKIKNALPQHDFKRVAVEFDNLILTKYHGLKTVFETAEFENLTPRIQRMRLIKSADEVQKMMVAGLYADKAVKVGFDNISLDKTETDIIAQIDFAMKREGYEMSFDTMVLTGDNAANPHGIPGANKVEKDAFLLFDLGVMVNGYASDMTRTVAVGKPDQFKKDIYNLTLEAQQVALDFIKPGVTAHEVDRAAREVIEKAGYGEYFNHRLGHGIGMDVHEFPSIMEGNDMVIEEGMCFSVEPGVYIPGKVGVRIEDCGVVTKDGFDLFTSTSKDLLYFD comes from the coding sequence ATGTCTAAATTACAACAAATCGTAACATATCTTGAATCAGAAAAACTAGACGTCGCTGTCGTATCTGACCCCGTCACTATTAATTACCTCACTGGCTTTTACAGTGATCCCCATGAACGCCAAATGTTTCTCTTTGTTCTAGCGGATCAGGAACCTCTCCTCTTTGTTCCAGCTCTCGAAGTGGAGCGTGCAACCAATACTGTTTCCTTCCCAGTTGTGGGCTATGTGGATTCTGAAAATCCATGGCAAAAAATCAAAAATGCTTTGCCTCAGCACGACTTCAAACGTGTCGCTGTTGAGTTTGACAATCTCATCTTGACCAAATACCATGGTTTGAAAACAGTCTTTGAGACTGCTGAGTTTGAAAACCTCACTCCTCGCATCCAACGCATGCGCCTCATCAAATCAGCTGACGAAGTGCAAAAAATGATGGTTGCAGGGCTCTATGCTGATAAGGCTGTAAAAGTTGGTTTTGACAATATTTCTCTTGATAAGACAGAGACAGATATCATCGCCCAAATCGACTTTGCCATGAAACGTGAAGGCTATGAAATGAGCTTTGATACCATGGTCTTGACTGGCGATAACGCTGCAAATCCGCACGGAATTCCTGGTGCAAACAAGGTCGAAAAAGACGCCTTTCTCCTCTTTGACCTCGGTGTCATGGTCAATGGCTACGCATCAGATATGACTCGTACTGTCGCTGTCGGTAAACCTGATCAATTCAAGAAGGATATCTACAACTTGACACTTGAAGCTCAACAAGTTGCCCTTGACTTCATCAAGCCAGGTGTGACTGCCCATGAAGTTGACCGCGCTGCACGTGAAGTCATTGAAAAAGCTGGTTACGGTGAGTACTTCAACCACCGTCTCGGTCACGGTATCGGTATGGATGTCCACGAATTCCCATCTATCATGGAAGGAAATGACATGGTCATCGAAGAAGGCATGTGCTTCTCTGTTGAACCAGGTGTCTATATCCCTGGTAAAGTCGGCGTTCGTATCGAAGACTGTGGTGTTGTTACCAAGGATGGCTTTGACCTCTTTACAAGCACCAGCAAAGATTTGCTTTATTTTGATTAA
- a CDS encoding transcriptional repressor CodY (CodY; DNA-binding protein that represses the expression of many genes that are induced as cells make the transition from rapid exponential growth to stationary phase (By similarity). It is a GTP-binding protein that senses the intracellular GTP concentration as an indicator of nutritional limitations. At low GTP concentration it no longer binds GTP and stop to act as a transcriptional repressor) — MAHLLEKTRKITSILKRSEEQLQDELPYNAITRQLADIIDCNACIVNNKGRLLGYFMRYKTNNDRVEQFFQTKTFPEVYVQGANMIYDTEANLPVEHDLTIFPVESRADFPDGLTTIAPIHVSGIRLGSLIIWRNDKKFEDEDLILVEIASTVVGIQLLNFQREEDEKNIRRRTAVTMAVNTLSYSELRAVSAILAELDGNEGQLTASVIADRIGITRSVIVNALRKLESAGIIESRSLGMKGTYLKVLIGDIFEEVKKRDY; from the coding sequence ATGGCACATTTATTAGAAAAAACAAGAAAAATCACGTCTATTCTAAAGCGCTCAGAAGAGCAACTCCAAGATGAACTTCCTTACAATGCGATCACACGCCAGTTAGCTGATATTATTGATTGTAACGCTTGTATTGTGAATAACAAGGGACGTCTCTTGGGCTACTTTATGCGGTATAAGACCAATAATGACCGTGTAGAACAATTCTTCCAAACTAAAACCTTCCCTGAGGTCTATGTACAAGGGGCAAACATGATTTACGACACGGAAGCAAATCTTCCTGTTGAACATGATTTGACCATTTTCCCTGTAGAGAGCCGTGCGGACTTTCCAGATGGTTTGACGACCATCGCTCCGATTCATGTATCAGGGATTCGTCTAGGTTCCTTGATCATTTGGCGCAATGACAAGAAATTTGAAGATGAAGATTTGATCCTTGTCGAGATTGCGAGCACGGTGGTAGGGATTCAACTGTTGAACTTCCAACGTGAAGAAGATGAGAAAAATATTCGCCGTCGTACAGCTGTTACTATGGCGGTCAACACCCTTTCCTATTCAGAACTTCGTGCCGTATCAGCTATTTTAGCTGAATTGGATGGAAATGAAGGGCAGCTGACTGCATCAGTTATTGCAGACCGTATTGGCATTACACGCTCAGTGATTGTCAATGCGCTTCGTAAATTGGAGTCTGCGGGAATTATTGAGAGTCGTTCATTAGGAATGAAGGGGACTTATCTCAAAGTTCTAATTGGTGATATTTTTGAGGAAGTGAAAAAGAGGGACTACTAA
- a CDS encoding phosphomethylpyrimidine kinase (catalyzes the formation of 4-amino-2-methyl-5-diphosphomethylpyrimidine) → MKNNRILALSGNDIFSGGGLSADLATYTLNGLHGFVAVTCLTALTEKGFEVFPTDDAIFKHELDSLRDVEFAGIKIGLLPTVSVAEKALNFIKQRPGVPVVLDPVLVCKETHDVAVSQLCKELILFFPHVSVITPNLPEAELLAGQKIKTLEDMKAAAQKLHDLGAPAVIIKGGNRLSQDKAVDVFYDGQNFTVLENPVIQGQNAGAGCTFASSIASHLVKGDELLPAVESSKAFVYRAIAQADQYGVRQYEANQNN, encoded by the coding sequence ATGAAGAATAATCGTATTTTAGCCCTTTCTGGGAATGATATTTTTAGTGGTGGTGGTTTGTCAGCTGATTTGGCCACCTATACCTTAAACGGCTTGCATGGCTTTGTAGCTGTCACTTGTTTGACGGCCTTGACCGAAAAGGGCTTTGAAGTCTTTCCAACTGACGATGCCATTTTTAAACATGAATTGGATAGCTTGCGTGATGTGGAATTTGCAGGGATTAAGATTGGTCTTCTCCCTACTGTCAGTGTGGCTGAGAAAGCCTTGAACTTTATCAAGCAACGTCCAGGAGTGCCTGTTGTATTGGATCCCGTCTTGGTCTGCAAGGAAACCCATGATGTGGCAGTCAGCCAACTCTGTAAAGAGTTGATTCTCTTTTTCCCTCATGTCAGTGTGATTACGCCAAATCTTCCTGAAGCAGAATTGTTGGCGGGTCAGAAAATCAAAACTTTGGAAGATATGAAAGCTGCAGCGCAGAAATTGCATGATTTAGGAGCGCCAGCAGTCATTATCAAGGGAGGCAATCGCCTTAGTCAGGACAAGGCTGTAGATGTCTTTTATGATGGACAAAATTTTACAGTTCTAGAAAATCCTGTCATTCAAGGTCAAAATGCTGGTGCAGGTTGTACCTTTGCCTCAAGCATCGCCAGTCACTTGGTTAAAGGGGATGAACTTTTACCAGCAGTAGAGAGCTCAAAAGCTTTCGTTTACCGTGCTATTGCACAAGCAGATCAATATGGAGTAAGACAATATGAAGCAAACCAAAACAACTAA
- a CDS encoding CAAX protease yields the protein MVNELQRIMSAFIQILFIILLPSIWWFMTMRGKVPFMEWIGLKAIKRVKTLHLILWMVGGFSLFTIFSILIFPLTRSLETATSAFSAMEYKALPSILIYSILQTSLPEELLFRGFLLKRMANHMPFVFANTIQAFAFGLLHGVLFASVVSLEVTFFIVFFTGAIAAYLGFVNEKIAGGSILPSWLMHATANILSGLVSAFSLL from the coding sequence ATGGTTAATGAACTTCAGCGAATAATGAGCGCCTTTATTCAAATTCTCTTTATTATTTTACTACCTTCTATCTGGTGGTTTATGACTATGAGGGGGAAAGTTCCGTTTATGGAATGGATCGGACTAAAAGCTATCAAAAGAGTAAAAACTTTGCATCTGATTTTATGGATGGTGGGGGGATTTTCCTTATTTACTATTTTTTCTATCCTTATCTTTCCTCTTACGCGTAGTCTAGAAACAGCTACTTCGGCTTTTTCTGCTATGGAATATAAGGCTTTACCAAGTATTCTAATTTACAGTATTTTGCAAACATCTTTACCAGAGGAACTATTATTTAGAGGTTTTCTACTGAAACGAATGGCAAATCACATGCCGTTTGTTTTTGCAAATACCATACAGGCTTTCGCTTTTGGATTGCTTCATGGAGTATTATTTGCTTCAGTAGTGAGTTTGGAAGTCACTTTTTTCATTGTATTTTTTACTGGAGCAATAGCAGCTTATCTTGGTTTTGTTAATGAAAAGATAGCAGGAGGATCAATTTTACCAAGTTGGCTAATGCATGCCACAGCCAACATCCTCTCTGGTTTAGTTTCTGCATTTTCTTTGCTTTGA
- a CDS encoding RNA helicase — MKFNEFNLSADLLAEIEKAGFVEASPIQEQTIPLALEGKDVIGQAQTGTGKTAAFGLPTLEKIRTEEATIQALVIAPTRELAVQSQEELFRFGRSKGVKVRSVYGGSSIEKQIKALKSGAHIVVGTPGRLLDLIKRKALKLHDIETLILDEADEMLNMGFLEDIEAIISRVPESRQTLLFSATMPDAIKRIGVQFMKEPEHVKIAAKELTTELVDQYYIRVKEQEKFDTMTRLMDVEQPELAIVFGRTKRRVDELTRGLKIRGFRAEGIHGDLDQNKRLRVLRDFKNGNLDVLVATDVAARGLDISGVTHVYNYDIPQDPESYVHRIGRTGRAGKSGQSITFVSPNEMGYLQIIENLTKKRMKGLKPATAEEAFQAKKQVALKKIERDFADEAIRGNFEKFAKDARKLAAEFSPEELAMYILSLTVQDPDSLPEVEIAREKPLPFKPSGNGFGGKGKGGRGGRRGDDRRDRDRRSGRRDDFKKGSRGNDRFDKDRRYRNKDNKKPRNTSSEKKTGFVIRNKGDK, encoded by the coding sequence GTGAAATTTAATGAATTTAACTTGTCTGCTGATTTGCTAGCAGAGATTGAAAAAGCTGGATTTGTAGAAGCAAGTCCCATCCAAGAACAGACCATTCCATTGGCTCTTGAGGGGAAAGACGTTATCGGTCAAGCCCAGACTGGTACAGGGAAAACCGCAGCCTTTGGCTTGCCAACCCTTGAAAAAATCCGTACAGAAGAAGCAACTATTCAAGCCTTGGTCATCGCTCCAACTCGTGAACTCGCTGTTCAAAGTCAAGAAGAACTCTTCCGCTTTGGTCGTAGCAAGGGAGTGAAAGTTCGCTCAGTTTACGGTGGTTCAAGCATTGAAAAACAAATCAAAGCCCTTAAGTCGGGTGCTCATATCGTTGTAGGAACACCAGGTCGTCTCTTGGACTTGATCAAACGCAAGGCTTTGAAATTGCACGATATTGAAACCCTCATCCTTGATGAAGCGGACGAAATGCTCAACATGGGCTTCCTAGAAGACATCGAAGCTATTATCTCTCGTGTCCCTGAAAGTCGTCAAACCTTACTCTTTTCAGCAACGATGCCAGATGCTATCAAACGTATCGGTGTTCAGTTTATGAAAGAGCCTGAGCATGTGAAGATTGCTGCCAAAGAATTGACAACAGAGCTGGTGGACCAGTACTATATCCGTGTCAAGGAACAAGAAAAATTTGATACTATGACACGTCTCATGGATGTTGAACAACCAGAGCTTGCTATCGTGTTTGGTCGTACCAAACGCCGTGTAGATGAATTGACTCGTGGGCTTAAAATCCGTGGCTTCCGTGCAGAAGGGATTCATGGTGACTTAGACCAAAATAAACGTCTTCGTGTCCTTCGTGATTTTAAAAATGGTAATCTTGATGTTCTAGTTGCGACAGACGTGGCAGCACGTGGTTTGGATATCTCAGGTGTGACTCATGTCTACAACTATGATATTCCACAAGATCCTGAAAGTTATGTTCACCGTATCGGTCGTACAGGTCGTGCTGGTAAGTCAGGTCAATCTATTACCTTTGTTTCTCCAAATGAAATGGGCTACCTTCAAATCATCGAAAACTTGACTAAGAAACGCATGAAAGGCTTGAAACCAGCGACAGCAGAAGAAGCCTTCCAAGCTAAGAAACAAGTAGCGCTCAAGAAAATCGAACGAGACTTCGCAGACGAAGCAATTCGTGGGAACTTTGAGAAATTTGCTAAAGATGCTCGTAAATTGGCTGCAGAATTTAGTCCAGAAGAATTGGCTATGTATATCTTGAGTCTGACAGTCCAAGATCCAGACAGCCTTCCTGAAGTGGAGATTGCGCGTGAAAAACCACTGCCATTTAAACCATCAGGTAATGGCTTTGGTGGCAAAGGCAAGGGAGGTCGAGGAGGCCGTCGTGGGGACGACCGTCGAGACCGTGATCGCCGTAGTGGTCGCCGTGATGATTTCAAAAAAGGCAGTCGTGGGAACGATCGTTTTGATAAAGACAGACGTTACCGTAATAAAGACAATAAAAAACCTCGCAACACTTCAAGCGAAAAGAAGACCGGCTTTGTTATTCGTAACAAAGGAGACAAATAG
- a CDS encoding pyridine nucleotide-disulfide oxidoreductase (Involved in disulfide oxidoreductase activity and electron transport), translated as MLTYDLIVIGFGKAGKTLAGKLASAGKKVALVERSKAMYGGTCINIGCIPTKTLLVAAEKDLSFEEVIATKNTVTGRLNGKNYATVAGTGVDIFDAEAHFLSNKVIEIQAGDEKKELTAETIVINTGAVSNVLPIPGLATSKNVFDSTGIQNLDKLPKKLGVLGGGNIGLEFAGLYNKLGSKVTVLDALDTFLPRTEPSIAALAKQYMEEDGIELLQNIRTTEIKNDGDQVLVVTENETYRFDALLYATGRKPNVEPLQLENTDIELTERGAIKVDKHCQTNVPGVFAVGDVNGGPQFTYISLDDFRVVYSYLAGDGSYTLEDRLNVPNTMFITPALSQVGLTESQAADLKLPYAVKEIPVAAMPRGHVNGDLRGAFKAIVNTETKEILGATIFSEGSQEIINIITVAMDNKIPYTYFTKQIFTHPTLAENLNDLFAI; from the coding sequence ATGTTAACATACGATTTAATTGTTATTGGATTTGGTAAGGCTGGTAAAACACTAGCTGGTAAATTGGCTTCAGCTGGCAAAAAAGTTGCCCTCGTTGAACGTAGTAAAGCTATGTATGGCGGAACTTGTATCAACATCGGATGTATCCCAACTAAGACCTTGTTAGTTGCTGCTGAGAAAGATTTGTCTTTTGAAGAAGTCATTGCTACCAAAAATACCGTCACTGGTCGCCTTAATGGTAAAAACTATGCAACTGTTGCGGGTACAGGCGTAGATATCTTTGATGCGGAAGCACACTTCCTTTCAAACAAAGTCATCGAAATCCAGGCTGGTGATGAAAAGAAAGAACTCACTGCTGAAACTATCGTTATCAACACTGGTGCTGTTTCAAACGTCTTGCCAATCCCTGGACTTGCTACAAGCAAAAACGTCTTTGACTCAACAGGTATCCAAAACTTGGACAAATTGCCTAAAAAACTTGGTGTCCTTGGTGGCGGAAATATCGGTCTTGAATTTGCAGGCCTTTACAACAAACTTGGAAGCAAAGTTACAGTCCTAGATGCCTTGGATACTTTTCTACCTCGAACAGAACCTTCCATCGCAGCTCTTGCTAAACAATATATGGAAGAAGACGGCATTGAATTGCTTCAAAACATCCGTACTACTGAAATCAAAAACGACGGTGACCAAGTTCTTGTCGTAACTGAAAATGAAACTTACCGTTTCGATGCTCTTCTCTACGCAACTGGACGTAAGCCAAACGTAGAACCACTTCAACTTGAGAATACTGATATTGAACTAACAGAGCGTGGTGCTATCAAAGTCGACAAACATTGTCAAACAAACGTTCCTGGTGTCTTTGCAGTTGGAGACGTCAATGGTGGACCTCAATTTACCTACATTTCACTTGATGACTTCCGTGTTGTCTACAGCTATCTTGCTGGAGATGGCAGCTACACTCTTGAAGACCGTCTCAATGTGCCAAACACCATGTTCATCACACCTGCACTTTCACAAGTTGGTTTGACTGAAAGCCAAGCAGCTGATTTGAAACTTCCATACGCTGTTAAGGAAATCCCTGTTGCTGCGATGCCTCGTGGTCACGTAAATGGAGACCTTCGCGGAGCCTTCAAAGCTATTGTCAATACTGAAACAAAAGAAATTCTCGGTGCAACTATCTTCTCAGAAGGTTCACAAGAAATCATCAACATCATCACTGTTGCAATGGACAACAAGATTCCTTACACTTACTTCACAAAACAAATCTTCACTCACCCAACCTTGGCTGAGAACTTGAATGACTTGTTTGCGATTTAA
- a CDS encoding glutamine amidotransferase — MVYTSLSSKAGNYPYQLNIAHLYGNLMNTYGDNGNILMLKYVAEKLGAHVTVDIVSLHDDFDENHYDIAFFGGGQDFEQSIIAGDLPAKKESIDNYIQNDGVVLAICGGFQLLGQYYVEASGKRIEGLGVMGHYTLNQTNNRFIGDIKIHNEDFDETYYGFENHQGRTFLSDDQKPLGQVVYGNGNNEEKVGEGVHYKNVFGSYFHGPILSRNANLAYRLVTTALKKKYGQNTQLPAYEDILSQEIAEEYSDVKSKADFS, encoded by the coding sequence ATGGTTTATACTTCACTTTCCTCAAAAGCTGGCAACTACCCTTATCAGCTCAATATCGCCCACCTCTATGGAAACCTCATGAATACCTACGGGGACAATGGTAACATCCTCATGCTCAAGTATGTGGCTGAAAAACTGGGAGCCCATGTGACGGTTGACATCGTTTCTCTCCATGATGACTTTGATGAAAATCACTATGATATTGCCTTTTTCGGTGGCGGTCAAGACTTTGAACAAAGTATCATCGCAGGCGATCTACCCGCCAAGAAAGAAAGCATTGACAACTACATCCAAAATGACGGTGTGGTTCTCGCTATCTGTGGTGGTTTCCAACTATTGGGCCAATATTATGTTGAGGCTTCAGGCAAACGTATCGAAGGACTCGGTGTCATGGGCCACTACACCCTCAACCAAACCAATAATCGCTTTATCGGTGACATCAAGATTCACAATGAAGATTTCGATGAAACCTACTACGGATTTGAAAATCACCAAGGTCGTACCTTCCTTTCTGATGACCAAAAACCGCTGGGACAGGTGGTCTATGGAAATGGAAACAACGAGGAAAAGGTCGGCGAAGGGGTTCATTATAAGAATGTCTTTGGTTCCTACTTCCACGGACCTATCCTCTCTCGTAATGCCAATCTGGCTTATCGTCTAGTCACTACTGCCCTCAAGAAGAAATACGGCCAGAACACCCAACTCCCTGCCTATGAAGATATTCTCAGCCAAGAAATCGCTGAAGAATACAGCGACGTCAAAAGCAAGGCTGACTTTTCTTAA
- a CDS encoding membrane protein has product MKQTKTTKIALVSLLTALSVVLGYYLKIGTPTGILTLLDAGIFFTAFYFGSKEGAVVGGLAAFLLDLLSGFPQWMFFSLVNHGLQGYFAGFKGKWQWLGLVLATIVMVSGYALGSTLMNGWSAALPEILPNFLQNTLGMVVGFVVFQSVKKIK; this is encoded by the coding sequence ATGAAGCAAACCAAAACAACTAAAATCGCCCTTGTATCTCTTCTAACCGCTCTTTCAGTAGTCCTAGGTTATTACTTGAAAATTGGAACGCCAACAGGAATATTGACTCTCTTGGATGCAGGTATTTTCTTTACTGCCTTTTACTTTGGCAGTAAAGAAGGGGCCGTCGTTGGAGGACTAGCAGCTTTTCTGCTTGACCTTTTATCAGGCTTTCCACAGTGGATGTTCTTTAGCTTGGTAAACCATGGCTTGCAAGGATATTTTGCAGGTTTTAAAGGGAAATGGCAATGGCTGGGCCTAGTCTTAGCTACTATCGTCATGGTAAGTGGCTACGCTCTGGGCTCAACCCTAATGAATGGCTGGTCAGCAGCCTTACCAGAAATCCTTCCAAACTTCCTGCAAAATACCTTGGGTATGGTTGTAGGATTTGTAGTCTTTCAGAGCGTCAAGAAGATAAAATAA